Proteins encoded within one genomic window of Episyrphus balteatus chromosome 1, idEpiBalt1.1, whole genome shotgun sequence:
- the LOC129905907 gene encoding phenoloxidase-activating factor 2-like: MNAKLILITIFLIGSCHGRTFGSNQNPPNHHHDVFKNNVVTSSPLNVDAVQLGVLTGNSNQPCGTRPDMVCVRQYLCHNRTMDPYGGGTIEIRMSSGCNTIYEICCHLNETSDEPILNPLPSTVGCGYRNKNGVGIKIRELTDNEAEFGEYPWMVRISEKIMKKGKVVISPKCGGSLIAPRVVLTGAHCVNSTQAPNFQVRAGEWVPYSDAEPYPHQDRQVEEIILHENYDVGSYLENNIALLFLDIPFDDAPHINTVCLPPVNANFDMSRCFASGWGMKQFGSRRYSNIMKKLELPVVPNAKCQNDLRQTRLGQSFELHSSLMCAGGEFGKDTCTGDGGSPLVCPMANNPDRYYQVGIVSWGIGCGDKNVPGVYANIPHLRSWIDEQLAYKDIDVNGFAP, encoded by the exons atgaatGCAAAATTGATTCTCATTACAATTTTCCTAATTGGATCATGCCATGGTCGAACTTTTGGGAGTAATCAAAACCCTCCGAATCATCATCAtgatgttttcaaaaataatgttGTAACATCAAGTCCATTAAATGTTGATGCTGTACAATTGGGTGTACTGACTGGCAACTCAAATCAGCCATGTGGTACACGTCCTGATATGGTATGTGTTCGTCAGTATCTTTGCCACAATAGAACAATGGATCCTTATGGTGGAGGTACCATTGAAATTCGCATGAGCTCTGGTTGTAATACTATTTACGAAATATGCTGTCATTTAAATGAAACa tcAGATGAACCAATTTTAAACCCACTCCCATCAACAGTTGGATGTggttatagaaataaaaatggaGTTGGAATCAAAATCAGGGAACTCACTGATAACGAAGCTGAATTTGGTGAATATCCATGGATGGTGAGAATATcggaaaaaattatgaaaaaaggcAAAGTTGTAATCTCTCCCAAATGTGGAGGTTCTTTGATAGCTCCAAGAGTCGTTTTAACTGGAGCTCACTGTGTGAATTCCACACAAGCCCCGAATTTTCAGGTCAGAGCTGGTGAATGGGTCCCTTATTCAGATGCCGAACCATATCCACATCAGGACAGACAAGTCGAAGAAATAATTTTGCATGAAAACTATGATGTTGGTTCTTATTTGGAGAACAATATTGCTCTACTTTTCCTCGATATACCATTCGATGATGCTCCTCACATCAATACAGTTTGTTTGCCGCCAGTCAACGCAAATTTCGACATGTCACGTTGTTTTGCCTCTGGCTGGGGAATGAAACAATTCGGATCCAGACGATATTCAAATATTATGAAGAAGCTTGAGTTGCCAGTAGTTCCAAATGCTAAATGTCAAAACGACTTAAGACAAACTCGTTTAGGACAATCCTTTGAATTGCATTCCAGTTTGATGTGTGCTGGTGGAGAATTTGGAAAAGATACTTGCACAGGAGACGGTGGTTCACCATTAGTTTGTCCAATGGCCAACAATCCCGATCGTTACTACCAAGTTGGAATTGTTTCTTGGGGTATTGGATGTGGTGATAAAAATGTGCCTGGTGTTTATGCAAACATTCCACATCTTCGTTCTTGGATTGATGAACAATTGGCTTATAAAGATATCGATGTAAATGGTTTTGCGCCATAA